In Petrotoga sp. 9PW.55.5.1, the genomic stretch ATTTAACATAAAAAATCTCAACTCTTTTCTTTCTTAGGAAATAAAAGGGCTACAACACCATCGATTAAAATAGAAATAATCAAATCCATAATAGGAGAATATTTCCCAATAGACTTCAAAAACTCTCTAATTGCTTTCATAACAATATTTTTCTTTTCCTTGCCATGACCAGGAATTTCAACCATACGAACTAGATCAGGAATCAAACCAACTATCTCTCTCATAATTATCACCTCCGTATATAATATCCGCAAGCAGGTTTACAGTGAAGTAAATACTTTATTAGGTTTTAAATTCCCCTTCTGTGAAAGCGTAAATGCAGTGCTCTATTTATTTCTAATATCGTTACACTGCGTTAAAAACACCTGCGGATACTGTATGTGGAGTAACAAAAAAAGTATCATCCCCGGGGAAGCTCCAAGAACCAAAAAATGTAAAACCAGCAGGAGGTGAAGATAAATGGCAATGAACTTAGAATCAAGAAAGGCAAAAATTATTTGGATAAGTGTTGTTGACGGAAAAGAATCAAGAAAATCAAAAACCTACGACCTGTACACTGACGTTGAAACAGAAATAAAACCAGCTTTGCAAGGCTTAGCAAGTCTCTGTGAAAATCCTAACTCATTCTTCTACTTCACAGAATCTTACGAAATAATCTAAGGGAGGGATAACAAATGAGAAGACTCAGCATGAAATTCTATGATCCAAACGAACAAAAAAGCAAAACATTATCCGTTGACGGAGTATTAGAAACTCTAACCCAAGCAGAAGTTGAACCCGTAATGCAATCAATGATTGGAGTGTTAGTTCCAGCAACAGCCCAGGTAGATGAAGCATCAATAATCGAAACAACCACAAACGAAATCTTTAATTTAATACAGTAACAAAAAATAACTCATGCCCTAATTGGGCATGAGTATTTTATTAAAATTCAAAATATAATTAAAGGTTCTCTGTTTCAGAAGCCACCATATTATTCCCCGACAACGTCGACTTATAATACAACTCATCGTACAACTTCAAAAAATCCCTAACAGAACTTGCTCCACTCAAATCTATACTCTTACTCTCTTCATCAAACTCAATCTTCAAACCAAAATCTTCGATCATCCTCTTAACTCTATCAAACTCAAACTTCTTATAATTTCCCTTATTAATAACACTATAAAACCTCTTCAAATACAAAGACTTATCTTTAATACTCTCATTAAAATTATCAACCCCTACTATCTTAATATCCTTCCCAAAAAGATTATTGTTCTTTTTTATCTCTTCAATCGCCTTATCTTTTGCATCTTTATACTTCTTATAATACCCAAAATCTCTCTCAAAACAAAACAAACTCCGTATCAAAACAACATCACCAACAACTATATAATCAAAATAATCTTTCGGATCTATTAAAAACTTATTCTTAATCATACTCAATTTCCTAGCACTCAAAGCCAAAATCCTTTTATTTTTAAAAATCTTAGATGGAGTTAGGTACTGTATACCTAACATATACCTCTCCCAACCGCTCTTAAAAATCTTCAAAATCAGTCTTAATCTGGTAATCTCTTCCAAATCCTTAGAGTGGTATAACTTATTATACCTACCCCCTTCAACCCTCATAATTATATCAGAAATATCGCCCACCTGATCCGCTGCATTCTGCATGTATAGAAACTTTCTATCAAAAATAGAAGAGCTATATTCCTCTATTTTATCCCTATCATTCTTCTTCAAATTATCCAAAAACTCTATCAAAGATGACATAAGTATACCTTTAAAAAACTCAGGATCATCATTCGCCAACCAAAAAATATCCTTGTTATCCCCTTGAATAAAGACTTCAAACTCAAAATCAGAAGAATTTTTAACCAAATCACTTAACTTCTCTAAACTCTCCCTTTCAACAATACTCTCAATCAACTGATCAAAATTTACATCACTCACCCTTCTTCACCACCCCAAAATAAAACTCAGGAGTAAACTCCCTAACGGACATCTCATCTTCAATCTTCTTAGAAATCAAAAACCCACATCTACTACCTCCAGACTCAGTCTTAACTCTAAACTTAACCTTATAAATATTATACCCAAACAAAGAAAGAACAGGGTTAATAACGATCAACTCAGACTTCACATACACATTCCCAACTATAACTAAAATAATACCAACAGAAATTAACTCTCTCACACCATTAATACCAATAAAAGGAATGATATAAACAAAAATATACTCAAGCATCCGAACATTCTCTTGAGACACTCTCTCAATCGAAACTGTCTTAGGCTGAGCATACCTCTTAGCAGAAGAAAAAAGAACAACAAACCCAAAAACAACAAACAACGAAAAAACCGAAAAAACAAACAAACAAAAAACTACCGAAATTATTAATCGCAAAAATTACAAAAAGTGGCAAATACGAAAGCAAAAACAAAAAAGACTTAAATAAATTATTAATCATATTATCATCTCCCAATGATAGTATCTGTAAATGTTTCTATTCCCCTTCTGTGAAGGGGTGGATGCAGCGTTTTATGCTGCAGCCGGGGTAGTCGGTTCAATTCTGCTTTAATTCCCCTTCTGTGAAGGGGTGGATGCAGCGTTTTATGCTGCAGCCGGGGTAGTCGGTTCTATTCCCCTTCTGTGAAGGGGTGGATGCAGCGTTTTATGCTGCAGCCGGGGTAGTCGGTTTTATTCCCCTCTTGAGAGGGGTGTCAGACTGAAAGTCTGACAGGGTTTGGTAACATATAATTTGCTGAAAGCAAATTAGTGTAACAGCAAGTAACAAATAAAAATCCAATCATAATTAACGAAAATTTAATAAAACACTTGACAAAATTAAAAAAAAATATATCATAATACTATTAGTGCTTCTATTCCCCTTCTGTGAAGGGGTGGATGCAGCGTTTTATGCTGCAGACGGGGTAGTCGGTAGTCAACGAACAAGGGGGCGACACGAAAAAATGAAAAAACTAACAATTCAAACTCTCGACATAATTCTAATCTTTTCATTCAATACTTTTCTCTTAAAATTACCCATTGCAATATCGATAATCTCATCACTAATAATATACCTTGGAATCTACTCCTTCAGAGTCTACGACACAGAAACAATGAAAAGCTACACAGAATCCTTAATAAAAACCACCGTTGGAACTCTAATCAGTTTCATAGTAATACTAATCATATACTTCTTCCTCAGTAAATACTTCAACAGATACTTTTTCCTTTCAAATTTATTATACACTATTATCCTCTTGCCAATAATACACAAAATAGAATACAATATATACGAAAAACACATGCCAGTAAAAAACTACCTTGTAATAGGAAAAAAAGAAGAAATAGGCCACATAATGCAAGAAATCTCAGACAAAACACTAAACAAAATCCAGTTCACCCAATACATAAACCCAGAACCAACAACGCTTGAAGAAATAATCAACCAAAACGCACTAAAAACAAAAACACCAACACTACATGGCATAGTAATAACAGACCCAGAACTAGAAAAAACCGTAAAACCCCAAATAGAGCATTACAAAAAAGAAGGATTAGAAATACATTATCTACCAAATATAATCGACAGATATCTCAAAAGGATACCCGTTGGAGTTATTGAAAGATATGAAGAACATTACAAAGTCGTATTTGAAAACTCTATGAATTCCCCAACTATCAGAATATTTGATATAATATTTTCTTTAATATTGCTGGTGATCGCTTCTCCTTTTTTACTTGTAAGCATGTTAGTTATAATACTTGACGACTTACTTCACAAGGAAAAGGTAGAAATATTCTTCAAACAAGAGAGAATTGGTCAAAACGAAAAGATTTTCAACGTATATAAACTCAAAACTATGAGAAGAGTTCAAAAAAAAGATGGAACCTATGAAGATGTGCTAACAAAAACAGGGAATTTTCTAAGAAAATTTCGGCTAAACGAGTTGCCCCAATTAATTAACATTTTAAAAGGTGACATAAGCCTAGTAGGTCCAAGGCCTGACATAAAATCGACAAAAATATTTTGTGACGAAAATATACCATATTACAATTATAGATTGCGAATTCCTCAGGGTATTACTGGCCATGCACAAGTTTTTTTTAGGTATCCCGAAGCAGTTACAAAAGAAATATTTTCAGAGAGACTATCTTACGATCTATATTATGTTAAAAACTACAGTTTAACATTGTATTTAGTAACGCTATTAAGGACGGTTGAAACTGTAGTTATGGGGAGAGGAAAATAATGCTGTATGGTTTTAGAATAGAAGACTGGATTTCAAAATCCCTTTCAGAAAAGATTGAACACTATGAAAAACTTGCTGATATAACAAATAGGGTTGATTTTTATCGATTATTTGAAAAAGATAAAATTACTCTGATATTTTCCTACTATGAGTACAATAATTTTACTGAAATAGCACAAGTTTTAGACTCTATAAATTTACTGGTAAAGTTAAACAGAGTATCAAAAATAATTTTTATATCCTCATATAATGTTTATGAACCTGTTTATGGTACTTCATTAAAAGAAGACAGCCCAAAAGCACCAAAAAATTCAACGGGAATAAATGCATTAACTATAGAAAACATATTAATATATCTACATGAAAAATATAACGTAGAAACATACATTCTTAGACTATTCAGCTTATATGGCCCATATATGGATAATTATACGCTTATTTCAAACTTATTTAGGAGTTATATACATAACGAAGTTGTTAAAATAGGAGATTTAAAGAAAGTCAGAGATTTTTTATTTATTGATGATCTAATAAATATCATAAACCAAGTATATGAAAGAGAGAACAGTGGTAACCTATACATATACAACGTGGGAACTAACACACCCACATCGATAAAAGACCTAATAACAAAGATAAACAAGCTAACTAATCGAAAGCCAGAAATAATTTTTAATCCAGAGAGAATTAGGGCTGAATACGACCACGATTATGTAGTTGCTGACAACAAAAAATTATTGCAAGATTTTCCTGACATTAATCTTACACCTTTAGAAAAAGGGTTAGAATTAACTTATCTTTGGGAGTTAGGAAGGGAGAAGAATGTTTGAAGATGCATTGATCTTGGCAGGTGGTTTGGGGTCAAGATTAAGACCTTTAACATACGCTGTTCCTAAACCCTTGCTTCCCATAGGAGAAAAACCTATAATAGAAAGAATAATAGAAAAATTGAGGGACCAAGGAATAAAAAATTTTTTTATTTCCATAAACTACAAAGGGGAAATGATCAAAAATTATTTAAAAAATGGGATGTCATTAGGCGTAAACATTTATTATCTTGAAGAAGAAGAATTTACTGATACAGCGGGTTCACTGTTTTATCTTCCAGATGATTTAAAAAAAGATCTGGTAATACACAACGGGGACGTCCTCAGCAATATAGATTTAAAAAAAATGTATCGGTTATTAAAAGAAGATGACTTTGACCTTGTCATTACTTCAGTTAAAAAAGAAAATCATATAGATTTTGGAGTCTTAGAATTTGACGATAAATCGAAACAATTG encodes the following:
- a CDS encoding DUF2922 domain-containing protein, encoding MRRLSMKFYDPNEQKSKTLSVDGVLETLTQAEVEPVMQSMIGVLVPATAQVDEASIIETTTNEIFNLIQ
- a CDS encoding Kiwa anti-phage protein KwaB-like domain-containing protein, which codes for MSDVNFDQLIESIVERESLEKLSDLVKNSSDFEFEVFIQGDNKDIFWLANDDPEFFKGILMSSLIEFLDNLKKNDRDKIEEYSSSIFDRKFLYMQNAADQVGDISDIIMRVEGGRYNKLYHSKDLEEITRLRLILKIFKSGWERYMLGIQYLTPSKIFKNKRILALSARKLSMIKNKFLIDPKDYFDYIVVGDVVLIRSLFCFERDFGYYKKYKDAKDKAIEEIKKNNNLFGKDIKIVGVDNFNESIKDKSLYLKRFYSVINKGNYKKFEFDRVKRMIEDFGLKIEFDEESKSIDLSGASSVRDFLKLYDELYYKSTLSGNNMVASETENL
- a CDS encoding sugar transferase — translated: MKKLTIQTLDIILIFSFNTFLLKLPIAISIISSLIIYLGIYSFRVYDTETMKSYTESLIKTTVGTLISFIVILIIYFFLSKYFNRYFFLSNLLYTIILLPIIHKIEYNIYEKHMPVKNYLVIGKKEEIGHIMQEISDKTLNKIQFTQYINPEPTTLEEIINQNALKTKTPTLHGIVITDPELEKTVKPQIEHYKKEGLEIHYLPNIIDRYLKRIPVGVIERYEEHYKVVFENSMNSPTIRIFDIIFSLILLVIASPFLLVSMLVIILDDLLHKEKVEIFFKQERIGQNEKIFNVYKLKTMRRVQKKDGTYEDVLTKTGNFLRKFRLNELPQLINILKGDISLVGPRPDIKSTKIFCDENIPYYNYRLRIPQGITGHAQVFFRYPEAVTKEIFSERLSYDLYYVKNYSLTLYLVTLLRTVETVVMGRGK
- a CDS encoding NAD(P)-dependent oxidoreductase → MLYGFRIEDWISKSLSEKIEHYEKLADITNRVDFYRLFEKDKITLIFSYYEYNNFTEIAQVLDSINLLVKLNRVSKIIFISSYNVYEPVYGTSLKEDSPKAPKNSTGINALTIENILIYLHEKYNVETYILRLFSLYGPYMDNYTLISNLFRSYIHNEVVKIGDLKKVRDFLFIDDLINIINQVYERENSGNLYIYNVGTNTPTSIKDLITKINKLTNRKPEIIFNPERIRAEYDHDYVVADNKKLLQDFPDINLTPLEKGLELTYLWELGREKNV
- a CDS encoding sugar phosphate nucleotidyltransferase; this translates as MFEDALILAGGLGSRLRPLTYAVPKPLLPIGEKPIIERIIEKLRDQGIKNFFISINYKGEMIKNYLKNGMSLGVNIYYLEEEEFTDTAGSLFYLPDDLKKDLVIHNGDVLSNIDLKKMYRLLKEDDFDLVITSVKKENHIDFGVLEFDDKSKQLLSWEEKPTIKFYLNTGIYGIKKETVKFVKQEKEKNIELSMPDLWDFLIKKGKKIGIYEHNGKWFDIGKIDEYLKVNEEYSGT